The Episyrphus balteatus chromosome 4, idEpiBalt1.1, whole genome shotgun sequence genome includes a window with the following:
- the LOC129920057 gene encoding uncharacterized protein LOC129920057 encodes MNPNITIKLIIFLAVFSAEILLTKAEFNSKFLSFVKNIHQVEKFDSVFLLFKNFDNEFIRIISTSLKIPVILSNNKVTTSSYYLKEEFNENLLTIVQFDTSDLDLQKQLLKYLQHLRFCKTIFILKNSSRNDLQLNSVFNYCWKNRMINVLAVFEDNFFNKFAYYSYSNFGHFTIEKIFSRKKKNSVIFPNRIQNLNGTTLSVILGGPVPGVIYRKNGKIDGYLGHIFRSFARKHNARLNISNINTSLSYLELRQFVVHNKVEMSGAFPSIVIDPAKYDGYPIILYDWCVMLPVEKHIPIYKVFAFVFHWEAFLLSILIFTMLSVALSVTARRPFFIRYWLQCIRGMLGQSFTEDPQASGSTKIIYSLIFLLGIIMVTSYDAFLQSLMTKPPRQNEIKSLDDLQSSGLKVYIIKEDYLIYIPTNIKQNYSNIFEIESNFENFHRMRDTLNTNYAFTINSPKWEIYKNQQEFLGQHLFH; translated from the exons ATGAATCCTAATATCACCATTAAACTTATAATATTCCTAGCTGTTTTTTCTGCAGAAATATTGCTAACTAAAGCAGAATTTAATTCaaagtttttgagttttgtaaaaaatatccACCAAGTCGAAAAATTTGACAGTGTTTTTCTActcttcaaaaattttgataatgaATTCATACGAATCATTTCAACTTCACTCAAAATTCCAGTAATTCTGTCTAACAACAAAGTCACCACATCTTCATATTACTTAAAAGAAGAATTTAACGAAAATCTGCTAACCATTGTGCAATTCGATACAAGTGATTTGGATCTTCAAAAACAATTATTGAAATATCTTCAGCATCTTCGTTTttgtaaaactatttttattctcAAGAATTCTTCAAGAAATGACTTACAACTGAACAGTGTATTCAATTATTGTTGGAAGAATAGAATGATTAATGTTTTAGCGGTTTTTGAAGacaatttcttcaataaatttgcTTACTACAGCTACAGTAATTTCGGACATTTTACTATTGAAAAGATCTTCAgcagaaaaaagaagaattcagtTATTTTTCCAAATCGAATACAAAATCTAAATGGTACAACATTATCAGTTATTTTAGGAGGACCAGTACCAGGAgtaatttacagaaaaaatggcAAAATTGACGGTTATTTGGGACACATTTTCCGTTCTTTTGCTAGGAAACACAACGCCAGATTGAACATATCGAATATTAATACCTCGCTGTCATATTTAGAGTTACGTCAATTTGTAGTACATAATAAGGTTGAAATGTCAGGAGCTTTTCCATCAATTGTAATTGATCCGGCGAAATATGACGGTTATCCGATTATTTTGTACGATTGGTGTGTAATGTTGCCCGTTGAGAAACACATTCCAATTTATAAAGTCTTTGCCTTTGTATTCCATTGGGAAGCCTTTCTTCTATCGATTTTGATCTTTACAATGCTTTCGGTAGCACTTTCTGTAACAGCTAGACGACcttttttcattcgatattGGTTGCAATGTATTCGTGGAATGCTTGGGCAGTCGTTTACCGAAGACCCCCAAGCCTCTGGTAgtacaaaaatcatttattcGTTGATCTTTTTGCTTGGAATTATTATGGTAACCTCATACGATGCATTTCTTCAATCCTTAATGACCAAACCTccaagacaaaatgaaataaaatcgcTTGATGATCTTCAATCATCTGGCTTAAAAGTATATATAATTAAAGAGGACTACCTTATTTATATACCAACCAATATCAAACAAAACTATTCAAATATATTTGAAATCGAgtcgaattttgaaaatttccataGAATGCGTGATACTTTAAATACAAACTATGCCTTCACAATTAACAGTCCCAAATgggaaatatataaaaatcaacaAGAATTCCTTGGTCAACATTTGTTTCATTG a